The following coding sequences lie in one Bordetella genomosp. 9 genomic window:
- a CDS encoding Bug family tripartite tricarboxylate transporter substrate binding protein yields MREETFRPGRRRAGHTCAALLLGLALPAAAWAAGAADTGFPRRPLTLIVPFAAGGPTDVLARVVAEGMSKDLGQPIVVENTPGAGGTVGNARAARAAGDGYTLLVGNVGTLAANASLYKRLSYNVLSDFIPLGSIGDAPQVVSARKDFPVTGLDDFAKYAKAHGPQMNFGAAGVGSGSFLGGILLNERLGLKINAVNYRGAGQALNDVMAGHLDYMVDSSTTSVGYIQSGMVRGVAVLRPQRIKALPDVPAAGESGYADLRYDIWNMMLVPRGTPPAVVTRLNRALRASIADPSTQGRLSGSGIEAPAPAQQTPEGAAELLNAEVRRWGPVIGKLGITVD; encoded by the coding sequence ATGAGAGAGGAGACTTTCCGACCCGGCCGGCGCCGGGCCGGCCACACCTGCGCCGCGCTGCTGCTGGGCCTGGCGCTGCCCGCGGCGGCATGGGCAGCCGGCGCCGCGGATACCGGCTTTCCACGCCGGCCGCTGACGCTGATCGTGCCGTTCGCCGCGGGCGGTCCCACCGACGTGCTGGCGCGCGTCGTCGCCGAAGGCATGTCCAAGGACCTGGGCCAGCCCATCGTCGTGGAGAACACTCCGGGGGCCGGCGGCACGGTGGGCAATGCGCGGGCGGCGCGCGCGGCGGGCGACGGCTATACGCTGCTGGTCGGAAACGTGGGCACGCTGGCCGCCAACGCAAGCCTGTACAAGCGTCTTTCGTACAACGTGCTCAGCGACTTCATTCCGCTGGGATCGATCGGCGACGCGCCGCAGGTGGTGTCGGCCCGAAAAGACTTTCCCGTGACGGGCCTGGACGACTTCGCGAAGTACGCCAAGGCCCACGGGCCGCAGATGAACTTCGGCGCGGCCGGTGTGGGCTCCGGGTCGTTCCTGGGCGGCATCCTGCTGAACGAACGCCTGGGCCTGAAGATCAACGCGGTCAACTATCGCGGCGCCGGCCAGGCGCTGAACGACGTGATGGCGGGCCACCTGGATTACATGGTCGACAGCAGCACGACATCGGTGGGCTATATCCAGTCGGGCATGGTGCGCGGCGTGGCCGTGTTGCGGCCGCAACGCATCAAGGCCCTGCCCGACGTGCCCGCCGCGGGTGAATCCGGCTATGCCGACCTGCGCTACGACATCTGGAACATGATGCTCGTGCCGCGCGGCACCCCGCCCGCCGTCGTGACGCGGCTGAACCGCGCCCTGCGCGCATCCATCGCCGACCCGTCCACGCAGGGCCGCCTGTCCGGCAGCGGCATCGAGGCCCCCGCCCCGGCCCAGCAAACGCCGGAAGGCGCCGCCGAACTGCTGAATGCCGAGGTGCGGCGCTGGGGCCCGGTGATCGGCAAGCTGGGCATCACGGTCGATTGA
- a CDS encoding aldehyde dehydrogenase family protein, whose translation MNASTASLLPPGAMPATGTLIDGNWLDSPRRFPVLDKYTGQTIAQVCEATREQVADAIRVASAAARRGAPAPHERARVLRQAAALIESRREHFVQVMAAEAGFTLADANGEVDRAMVTLNLSAEEAVRLVGEMVPFAASPGAEKRLGFTQRFPVGVVCAITPFNSPLNTVLHKVAPAYAAGNAVVLKPSAFTPLTAALLGEVLLAAGMPPAFLAITQGEGDSVGGWLLEEQDIAFYTFTGSTRVGRIIQQAAGLRRTQMELGSIASTIVCEDADLARAIPKIANAGLRKAGQVCTSVQRLYVHRSLAEEVTRRLVDFAATLPAGDPRDPATRVGPLISEQSAIRAETWIREAVDGGARLLCGGRRSGSVIEPAILADAPDGGRVWCQEAFAPMLVLRPFDDFDAALASANDTPFGLSAGVFTQDIDRALKAARTLRFGTVQINETSSARSDVMPFGGVKDSGFGKEGPAYAIREMTEERLVIFNP comes from the coding sequence ATGAACGCATCGACCGCTTCCCTACTGCCGCCTGGGGCCATGCCTGCCACGGGCACGCTCATCGACGGCAACTGGCTGGACAGCCCGCGCCGCTTTCCGGTGCTGGACAAGTACACGGGCCAGACCATCGCGCAGGTGTGCGAGGCCACGCGCGAGCAGGTCGCCGACGCGATCCGCGTCGCCAGCGCCGCTGCCCGCCGCGGCGCCCCGGCGCCGCATGAACGCGCCCGCGTGCTGCGCCAAGCCGCCGCGCTGATCGAATCCCGCCGCGAACATTTCGTCCAGGTGATGGCGGCCGAGGCGGGCTTCACGCTGGCCGACGCCAACGGCGAAGTGGACCGCGCCATGGTCACCCTGAACCTGTCGGCCGAGGAAGCGGTGCGGCTGGTCGGCGAAATGGTTCCCTTTGCCGCCAGCCCCGGCGCCGAAAAGCGGTTGGGCTTCACGCAGCGCTTTCCGGTGGGCGTGGTGTGCGCCATCACGCCGTTCAACTCGCCCCTGAACACGGTGCTGCACAAGGTCGCGCCGGCTTACGCCGCCGGCAACGCCGTCGTGCTCAAGCCGTCCGCCTTTACGCCGCTGACCGCTGCGCTGCTGGGCGAAGTGCTGCTGGCGGCCGGCATGCCACCCGCCTTCCTGGCCATTACGCAAGGCGAAGGCGACAGCGTGGGCGGCTGGCTGCTGGAGGAACAGGACATCGCCTTCTATACCTTCACGGGCAGCACGCGCGTGGGCCGCATCATCCAGCAGGCCGCCGGGCTGCGCCGCACCCAGATGGAGCTGGGCAGCATCGCGAGCACCATCGTTTGCGAAGACGCCGACCTGGCGCGCGCCATTCCGAAGATCGCCAACGCCGGCCTGCGCAAGGCCGGTCAGGTCTGCACGTCCGTGCAGCGCCTGTACGTGCATCGCTCCCTTGCCGAGGAGGTGACGCGGCGCCTGGTGGATTTCGCCGCCACGCTGCCGGCCGGCGACCCGCGCGATCCCGCCACCCGGGTGGGACCCCTGATCTCGGAACAATCGGCCATCCGCGCCGAAACCTGGATCCGCGAAGCGGTGGACGGCGGCGCGCGCCTGTTGTGCGGCGGCCGCCGCAGCGGCTCCGTCATCGAGCCCGCCATCCTGGCCGACGCGCCCGACGGCGGACGCGTGTGGTGCCAGGAAGCCTTCGCGCCGATGCTGGTCCTGCGGCCCTTCGACGACTTCGACGCCGCGCTGGCCAGCGCCAACGACACGCCGTTCGGCCTGTCGGCAGGCGTGTTCACGCAGGACATCGACCGCGCGCTGAAGGCGGCGCGCACGCTGCGTTTCGGCACGGTGCAGATCAACGAAACCTCCAGCGCCCGCTCCGACGTCATGCCCTTCGGCGGCGTGAAGGACAGCGGCTTCGGCAAGGAAGGCCCGGCCTACGCCATCCGCGAGATGACAGAAGAACGCCTGGTGATTTTCAACCCCTGA
- a CDS encoding cytochrome c oxidase subunit 3, whose amino-acid sequence MTTPSGHGAGDAPANDRGAVIDVSGLPTFGFSHRSLMWWGTLGLMLIEGTVFAIGVMTYFYLRALAPAWPISAAPPALLWGTANTVILLLSLWPNHLAKRAAERLDRKRAALWVWVCLLLAAVFLVLRALEFTTLNILWNENAYGAVVWFLLGLHTTHLITDTVDTAVLGVLLLTGPFDGRRHVDVSENAMYWYFVVFSWIPIYAVIYLAPRF is encoded by the coding sequence ATGACGACGCCGTCCGGCCACGGGGCGGGCGACGCACCGGCGAACGACCGCGGCGCGGTGATCGACGTGTCCGGCCTGCCCACCTTCGGCTTCAGTCACCGCAGCCTGATGTGGTGGGGCACGCTGGGCCTGATGCTGATCGAAGGCACCGTGTTCGCCATCGGCGTCATGACGTATTTCTATCTGCGCGCCCTGGCGCCTGCGTGGCCGATCAGTGCGGCCCCCCCAGCCCTGCTCTGGGGGACGGCGAACACCGTCATCCTGCTGCTGAGCCTTTGGCCGAACCACCTGGCCAAGCGCGCCGCCGAACGGCTGGACCGCAAGCGGGCCGCCTTGTGGGTGTGGGTCTGCCTGCTGCTGGCGGCAGTCTTCCTGGTGCTGCGGGCGCTGGAGTTCACCACGCTCAACATCCTGTGGAACGAGAACGCCTACGGCGCCGTGGTGTGGTTCCTGCTGGGCCTGCACACCACGCATCTGATCACCGACACGGTGGACACGGCGGTGCTCGGCGTGCTGCTGCTGACGGGCCCCTTCGACGGCCGGCGGCACGTCGACGTCAGCGAGAACGCGATGTACTGGTACTTCGTCGTGTTCAGCTGGATACCGATCTACGCCGTCATCTACCTGGCGCCCCGCTTCTAG
- the tcuB gene encoding tricarballylate utilization 4Fe-4S protein TcuB, which translates to MKETSVKFVRHGAHAPTTENEAEVARIMQICNACRYCEGFCAVFPAMTRRLEFGKADVNYLANLCHNCGACLHACQYAPPHEFAVNVPQAMAKVRVQTYTDYAWPAALGALYKRNGLTLSLATAAALAFFLVLAMMSAGSLLHQPLAGNFYAIFPHNTLALMFGVVFLFAILALGIGVTRFWRNVSGGQATGPAAAEAAHDALRLRYLDGGHGKGCNESDDAFTLARRRFHHFTFYGFMLCFAATCVATLYHYLLDYHAPYPFFSVPVVLGTLGGIGLLIGPAGLLWLNLRRHPLQGDAAQRPMDRGFIVLLFLISLTGLALLAGRDTGAMGLLLSVHLGTVMALFLTLPYSKFAHGIYRSAALLKWNIEKRQPNSLQLGSD; encoded by the coding sequence ATGAAGGAAACGTCGGTGAAGTTCGTGCGCCATGGCGCGCACGCGCCCACCACCGAAAACGAAGCCGAAGTGGCGCGCATCATGCAGATATGCAATGCCTGCCGCTATTGCGAAGGTTTTTGCGCGGTTTTCCCCGCGATGACGCGGCGCTTGGAGTTCGGCAAGGCGGACGTCAACTATTTGGCGAACCTGTGCCACAACTGCGGCGCCTGTCTGCATGCCTGCCAGTACGCGCCGCCGCACGAGTTCGCCGTCAACGTACCGCAAGCCATGGCCAAGGTGCGGGTGCAGACCTATACCGATTACGCGTGGCCCGCGGCGCTGGGCGCGCTGTACAAGCGCAACGGTTTGACGCTGTCGCTGGCGACGGCCGCCGCGCTGGCGTTCTTCCTGGTCCTGGCCATGATGTCGGCCGGCTCGTTGCTGCACCAGCCGCTGGCGGGCAACTTCTACGCCATCTTCCCGCACAACACGCTGGCCCTGATGTTCGGCGTCGTTTTCCTGTTCGCCATCCTGGCGCTGGGCATCGGCGTCACCCGGTTCTGGCGCAATGTGTCGGGCGGGCAGGCGACCGGCCCCGCGGCGGCGGAGGCGGCGCACGATGCCTTGCGGCTGCGCTATCTGGACGGCGGCCATGGCAAGGGCTGCAACGAATCGGACGATGCGTTTACGCTGGCGCGGCGCCGGTTCCACCACTTCACGTTCTACGGCTTCATGCTCTGTTTCGCGGCCACCTGCGTGGCCACGCTGTACCACTACCTGCTCGACTATCACGCGCCGTATCCGTTCTTCAGCGTGCCGGTCGTGCTGGGGACGCTGGGGGGTATCGGCTTACTGATCGGCCCGGCGGGCCTGCTGTGGCTGAACCTGCGGCGCCATCCGCTGCAGGGGGATGCCGCGCAGCGGCCCATGGACCGCGGCTTCATCGTGCTGCTGTTCCTGATTTCGCTGACGGGCCTGGCGCTGCTGGCCGGCCGCGATACGGGCGCCATGGGCCTGCTGCTGTCCGTGCACCTGGGGACGGTGATGGCGCTGTTCCTGACCCTGCCGTACAGCAAGTTCGCGCACGGCATCTACCGCAGCGCGGCCCTGCTGAAGTGGAACATCGAGAAGCGGCAGCCGAACTCGCTGCAACTGGGTTCGGACTGA
- a CDS encoding cation:proton antiporter, which translates to MTGSETTEAVWYMLVGVLLIAVALARSVIARLPMTGAMIYLVVGFVIGPAGFGLLDVSIHENTRVLRVITETGLIVSLFAIGLHLRAPLENNLWSPPFRLALPAMFITIAIMAVAAHVGLGFSVGAALLLGAALAPTDPVLASELRPREAGDDDPLRFSLSGEGGANDGAAYPFALLGVLLCLRDTQALSHPLLLTAQLVWGVVAAVGIGWGMGTLTETLVAKLRIRYAKAMGFEGFLALGLMAACYGVTILVHGYGFLAVFCAGVALRRREMRATGEEKPREALRDVSHGERRAAAKDPNLAHAYLAESMMAFSVEMERIVELALMLLIGAVISAHWRELLGWAPLAMMLLLFFVARPLAVYAAMAGTGTRWRQRLVSAWLGFRGVGTFYYLLFALERAPEQARALMPIALGVLVASVFVHGVSASPVLNWYYARRPPAPE; encoded by the coding sequence ATGACGGGATCGGAAACGACGGAGGCCGTTTGGTACATGCTGGTCGGGGTCCTGCTGATTGCCGTCGCGCTGGCGCGCAGCGTGATCGCGCGGCTGCCCATGACCGGCGCGATGATCTACCTGGTCGTCGGATTCGTGATCGGCCCTGCCGGCTTCGGGCTGCTCGATGTCAGCATCCACGAGAATACCCGCGTGCTCCGGGTGATCACCGAGACCGGCCTGATCGTTTCCCTGTTCGCCATCGGCCTGCACCTGCGCGCGCCGCTCGAAAACAATCTGTGGTCGCCGCCCTTCCGGCTGGCTTTGCCCGCCATGTTCATCACCATCGCGATCATGGCCGTCGCCGCCCATGTCGGTCTGGGATTCAGCGTGGGCGCCGCCCTGCTGCTGGGCGCGGCGCTGGCGCCCACCGATCCCGTACTGGCCAGCGAACTGCGTCCGCGCGAGGCCGGCGACGACGACCCGCTGCGATTCTCGCTGTCCGGAGAAGGCGGCGCCAACGATGGCGCGGCCTATCCCTTCGCCCTGCTGGGTGTCCTGCTATGCCTGCGCGACACGCAGGCGCTGTCGCACCCCTTGCTGCTCACGGCGCAACTGGTCTGGGGCGTGGTGGCGGCCGTGGGTATCGGCTGGGGCATGGGCACCCTGACGGAGACCCTGGTTGCGAAGCTGCGCATCCGTTACGCCAAGGCCATGGGTTTCGAAGGCTTTCTGGCGCTGGGCCTGATGGCGGCGTGCTATGGCGTGACCATCCTGGTGCACGGCTACGGCTTCCTTGCCGTGTTCTGCGCGGGCGTGGCATTGCGCCGGCGCGAAATGCGCGCCACCGGCGAGGAAAAACCGCGCGAAGCGCTGCGCGACGTATCGCATGGCGAACGCCGCGCGGCGGCAAAGGACCCCAACCTGGCCCATGCCTATCTGGCCGAATCGATGATGGCGTTCTCGGTGGAGATGGAACGCATCGTGGAACTGGCGCTGATGCTGCTGATCGGGGCGGTGATCTCGGCCCATTGGCGCGAACTGCTGGGGTGGGCGCCGCTGGCCATGATGCTGCTGCTGTTCTTCGTGGCCCGCCCGCTGGCCGTGTATGCCGCGATGGCGGGCACCGGAACGCGGTGGCGCCAGCGGCTGGTGTCAGCATGGCTAGGGTTTCGTGGCGTGGGCACGTTCTACTACCTGTTGTTCGCGCTGGAACGCGCGCCCGAACAGGCGCGCGCCCTGATGCCCATCGCGCTTGGCGTTCTCGTCGCGTCGGTGTTCGTGCACGGCGTGTCGGCGTCGCCCGTACTCAACTGGTACTACGCGCGCCGACCGCCCGCGCCCGAATAG
- the tcuA gene encoding FAD-dependent tricarballylate dehydrogenase TcuA, with translation MWDVLVIGGGNAALCAALMAREAGASVLLLEAAPKAWRGGNSQHTRNLRCMHDAPQDVLVDAYPEEEYWQDLLKVTGGLTNEHLARLTIRASSSCRDWMRRHGVNFQPPLSGALHVARTNAFFMGGGKALVNAYYRSAEALGVQVRYEAPVERLELRNGRFVAAFVGNERIEAKACVLAAGGFESNREWLREAWGQNERGEWPADNFLIRGTRFNKGVLLKFMMNEGADIIGDPSQSHCVAIDARAPLYDGGICTRIDCVSLGVVVNRDAERFYDEGEDFWPKRYAIWGRLVAGQPGQIAYSIIDAKAVGRFMPPVFPGTQADTLEELARKLGLDEERFMRTMREYNAACRVGTFDHTKLDDCHTEGIAPAKTHWARPIERAPFFGYPLRPGITFTYLGLKVNDQAAVHFGGVPSDNLYVAGEMMAGNVLGKGYTAGVGMSIGTAFGRIAGTQAARYALASGKNSSMGAALETA, from the coding sequence ATGTGGGATGTATTGGTTATCGGCGGCGGCAACGCCGCCCTTTGCGCTGCGCTGATGGCCCGCGAGGCCGGCGCCAGCGTTCTGCTGCTGGAAGCCGCGCCGAAGGCATGGCGCGGGGGCAATTCGCAGCACACGCGCAATCTGCGCTGCATGCACGACGCGCCGCAGGATGTGCTGGTCGACGCGTATCCGGAAGAAGAGTATTGGCAGGACCTGTTGAAGGTAACGGGCGGCCTGACGAACGAACACCTGGCGCGCCTGACCATCCGCGCGTCGTCGTCCTGTCGCGACTGGATGCGCCGCCATGGCGTGAACTTCCAGCCGCCGCTGTCGGGCGCGCTGCACGTGGCCCGCACCAACGCCTTCTTCATGGGCGGCGGCAAGGCGCTGGTCAATGCCTATTACCGCAGCGCCGAAGCGCTGGGCGTGCAGGTGCGCTACGAGGCGCCGGTCGAGCGCCTGGAGTTGCGCAACGGCCGCTTCGTCGCCGCCTTCGTGGGCAACGAGCGCATCGAAGCGAAAGCCTGCGTGCTGGCCGCCGGCGGTTTCGAATCGAATCGCGAGTGGCTGCGCGAGGCCTGGGGGCAGAACGAGCGCGGCGAATGGCCGGCGGACAACTTCCTGATCCGCGGCACGCGCTTCAACAAGGGCGTGCTGCTGAAGTTCATGATGAATGAGGGCGCCGACATCATCGGCGATCCGTCGCAGTCGCATTGCGTGGCCATCGACGCGCGCGCGCCCCTGTACGACGGCGGCATTTGCACCCGCATCGATTGCGTGTCGCTGGGCGTGGTGGTCAACCGCGATGCGGAACGCTTCTACGATGAAGGCGAAGACTTCTGGCCCAAGCGCTATGCGATCTGGGGCCGGCTGGTGGCGGGACAGCCCGGGCAGATCGCCTATTCGATCATCGATGCCAAGGCGGTGGGCCGCTTCATGCCGCCGGTGTTTCCGGGCACGCAGGCCGATACGCTGGAAGAGCTGGCGCGCAAGCTGGGCCTGGACGAAGAACGCTTCATGCGGACCATGCGCGAATACAACGCGGCCTGCCGTGTCGGCACCTTCGACCACACCAAGCTGGACGATTGCCACACCGAAGGGATTGCGCCGGCCAAGACGCACTGGGCGCGCCCCATCGAGCGCGCGCCGTTCTTCGGCTATCCGTTGCGCCCGGGCATCACCTTCACCTACCTGGGCCTGAAGGTGAACGACCAGGCTGCCGTGCATTTCGGCGGCGTGCCCAGCGACAACCTGTACGTAGCCGGCGAAATGATGGCGGGCAACGTGCTGGGCAAGGGATACACGGCGGGCGTCGGCATGTCGATCGGCACCGCATTCGGCCGCATCGCCGGTACGCAGGCCGCGCGCTACGCGCTGGCCTCAGGAAAGAATTCGTCTATGGGAGCTGCCCTTGAAACAGCTTGA
- a CDS encoding c-type cytochrome — MLALCLPHGDAKAEASRASPDAQAASDATPAGGKQRADVARPADAPPAEAGSLIARGAYVAAAADCYGCHTNPKGGAPYAGGRELWSPFGTIVTTNITPDRDHGIGAYGYDDFARALREGVARGKPLYPAMPYTGFAKMSEEDMRALYAYMMQGVKPVAISPPPTKVPFPFNQRWMLRLWQAAFVPDRVYQPRPDRDAQWNRGAYLVQALGHCGACHTPRGPAFQERGDDESSRHFLTGGVNDHWFAPNLNSGMGSGLGRVSVDELVSFMKTGHANGNMAFGSMVETIETSLQHLNEDDLRAIAVYLKSLPPNADSGRFHPDRQNVTEATADQGNRTMDVESVGASVYKSFCAKCHQADGMGIPGVYPRLAGNPSVLAKDKTGLMRIIMEGGHSARTETGPAPQQMPPFDTILTDAQIAQVLTYVRSSWGNDAPPASGTEVGNLRKALKKQ, encoded by the coding sequence GTGCTGGCGCTATGTCTGCCGCATGGCGACGCGAAAGCGGAGGCATCGCGCGCCAGCCCGGACGCGCAGGCGGCCTCGGATGCGACGCCTGCCGGCGGCAAGCAGCGCGCCGATGTTGCGCGGCCCGCCGATGCGCCGCCCGCCGAGGCCGGCTCCTTGATTGCCCGAGGCGCCTATGTCGCGGCCGCGGCCGATTGCTACGGGTGCCACACGAACCCCAAGGGCGGCGCCCCCTACGCCGGCGGCCGCGAGCTGTGGTCGCCATTCGGCACCATTGTCACGACCAACATCACGCCGGACCGCGACCACGGCATCGGCGCGTACGGCTACGACGATTTCGCCCGCGCCCTGCGCGAAGGGGTGGCCCGCGGCAAACCGCTCTACCCGGCCATGCCCTACACCGGCTTCGCGAAGATGAGCGAAGAGGACATGCGCGCCCTCTATGCCTACATGATGCAGGGCGTAAAACCCGTCGCCATATCGCCGCCGCCGACGAAAGTGCCCTTCCCCTTCAACCAGCGCTGGATGCTGCGGCTGTGGCAGGCGGCGTTCGTGCCGGACCGGGTCTACCAGCCCCGGCCCGACCGGGACGCCCAGTGGAACCGGGGCGCCTATCTTGTGCAGGCCCTGGGCCATTGCGGCGCCTGTCACACGCCGCGCGGCCCAGCCTTCCAGGAACGCGGCGACGACGAATCCTCGCGTCACTTCCTGACCGGCGGCGTGAACGACCATTGGTTCGCGCCCAACCTGAACAGCGGCATGGGGTCGGGTCTGGGCCGGGTCAGCGTGGACGAACTGGTTTCCTTCATGAAGACCGGCCACGCCAACGGCAACATGGCCTTCGGCAGCATGGTGGAAACCATCGAGACCAGTCTGCAGCATTTGAACGAAGACGATTTGCGCGCCATCGCGGTATACCTGAAGAGCCTGCCGCCGAACGCGGATTCCGGACGCTTCCATCCGGACCGGCAGAACGTCACGGAGGCCACCGCTGACCAGGGCAACCGCACGATGGATGTCGAGTCGGTAGGCGCATCGGTCTACAAGAGCTTCTGCGCCAAATGCCATCAGGCCGACGGCATGGGCATTCCCGGCGTTTATCCGAGGCTCGCAGGCAACCCCAGCGTGCTGGCGAAGGACAAGACCGGCCTGATGCGGATCATCATGGAAGGCGGCCACAGCGCGCGCACGGAAACCGGCCCCGCGCCGCAGCAGATGCCGCCCTTCGACACGATCCTGACCGACGCGCAGATCGCCCAGGTCCTGACCTACGTGCGAAGTTCCTGGGGCAACGATGCGCCGCCGGCCTCGGGCACAGAGGTCGGCAACTTGCGCAAGGCATTGAAGAAGCAATGA
- a CDS encoding Bug family tripartite tricarboxylate transporter substrate binding protein: MNKHFFPRFAAAAAAVGALACAPAAHAQTSWPERPITLVAPFTPGGTTDIVARAMAAQLQKQLGQTVVVENKPGAGGTVGAGIVARARPDGYTLLLGNVGHTAANALYKNLSYDFERDLTQITTVANVPNVLVVAKSLPVSNVRELLAYAKAHPGDINYGSAGIGSTQHLSAELLLKQTGMQAVHVPFKGAAPMMTDLIGGRLTFALDSAASAASQIAGGSVKPLAVTSKQRTPFLPDVPTLDESGVPGYQMTTWYSLAAPKGLPEDIKQKIYQAVVASMKDPDLQKTLETMAAEPGGMPPDQFAAFVHQETERWTRLAGGWDPSK; the protein is encoded by the coding sequence ATGAACAAGCACTTCTTCCCTCGCTTCGCCGCCGCCGCGGCCGCCGTCGGCGCGCTGGCCTGCGCGCCGGCCGCTCACGCGCAAACGTCCTGGCCCGAGCGCCCCATCACCCTGGTCGCGCCCTTCACGCCCGGCGGCACGACGGACATCGTCGCGCGAGCCATGGCGGCGCAATTGCAGAAGCAGCTGGGCCAGACCGTCGTCGTCGAGAACAAGCCGGGCGCGGGCGGCACCGTGGGCGCGGGCATCGTCGCGCGCGCCCGGCCGGACGGCTACACGCTGCTCCTGGGCAACGTGGGCCATACCGCGGCCAATGCCCTGTACAAGAATCTTTCCTACGATTTCGAGCGGGACCTGACGCAGATCACGACGGTGGCGAACGTGCCCAACGTGCTGGTCGTCGCCAAGTCCCTACCCGTGTCCAACGTGCGCGAACTGCTTGCCTACGCCAAAGCGCACCCCGGCGACATCAATTACGGATCCGCGGGCATCGGCAGCACGCAACATCTGTCGGCGGAACTGCTGCTGAAGCAAACCGGCATGCAGGCCGTGCACGTGCCCTTCAAGGGCGCCGCGCCGATGATGACCGACCTGATAGGCGGACGCCTGACGTTCGCGCTGGATTCGGCGGCCTCGGCCGCGTCGCAGATTGCCGGCGGCAGCGTCAAGCCCCTTGCCGTCACCAGCAAGCAGCGCACGCCCTTCCTGCCTGACGTGCCCACGCTCGATGAGTCCGGCGTGCCGGGCTACCAGATGACCACCTGGTACAGCCTGGCCGCGCCCAAGGGACTGCCCGAGGACATCAAACAGAAGATCTACCAGGCGGTCGTCGCCAGCATGAAGGACCCGGATCTGCAGAAGACGCTCGAAACCATGGCCGCCGAACCGGGCGGCATGCCGCCGGACCAGTTCGCCGCTTTCGTCCACCAGGAAACCGAGCGCTGGACGCGTCTGGCCGGTGGATGGGACCCCTCCAAGTAA
- a CDS encoding LysR family transcriptional regulator, with protein MELRQLRAFARIVELGSMGRAAAELGVVTSALSQQISRLEGELATRLLQRTSTGVVPTDAGRAFLRQAQLAIRHADAAAMAAREARLTGQVSVGLASTTATVLAPRFIHAMQERYPDVRLRMTESLSGHLAAMLNARQLDLAIVFHTDAAQRWTVRPLLDEQLVLIGQPTTPRWPAAETASLRDIAGVPLVLPSAAHGLRNLVDAAFSRIGAEPNIAAEVDGLATLMAMVRVGHVATIQPGAALAADPALGRIWLAEPDLHRKNLLVSLPEDELSPAGLAARVVLGDVVRALVEEGGWPGARLQKM; from the coding sequence ATGGAATTGCGGCAATTGCGCGCCTTCGCGCGGATCGTGGAACTGGGCAGCATGGGGCGCGCGGCCGCAGAGCTGGGCGTGGTCACCTCGGCGCTCAGCCAGCAGATCAGCCGCCTGGAGGGCGAATTGGCGACGCGTCTGCTGCAGCGCACGTCGACCGGCGTGGTGCCGACCGATGCCGGCCGCGCCTTTCTGCGCCAGGCGCAGCTCGCCATCCGCCATGCCGACGCGGCGGCCATGGCCGCCCGCGAAGCCCGCCTGACGGGACAGGTCAGCGTGGGGCTGGCGTCCACCACCGCTACGGTGCTCGCGCCGCGCTTCATCCACGCAATGCAGGAACGCTATCCCGACGTGCGGCTGCGCATGACGGAAAGCCTGTCCGGGCATCTGGCCGCCATGCTCAATGCCCGGCAGCTCGACCTGGCCATCGTCTTCCATACGGACGCCGCCCAGCGCTGGACCGTGCGGCCGCTGCTGGACGAACAACTGGTGCTGATCGGGCAGCCGACCACGCCGCGGTGGCCCGCCGCGGAGACCGCCAGTCTGCGGGACATCGCAGGCGTGCCGCTGGTGCTGCCCAGCGCCGCGCACGGCCTGCGCAATCTTGTGGACGCCGCGTTTTCGCGCATCGGGGCCGAGCCGAACATCGCCGCCGAGGTCGATGGGCTGGCGACCTTGATGGCGATGGTGCGGGTTGGGCATGTCGCGACGATCCAGCCGGGCGCGGCGCTGGCCGCCGACCCGGCGCTGGGGCGCATCTGGCTGGCGGAGCCGGATCTGCATCGCAAGAACCTCCTCGTCAGTTTGCCTGAAGACGAGTTGTCTCCTGCGGGCCTCGCGGCTCGGGTCGTTCTGGGCGACGTCGTGCGGGCGCTGGTGGAAGAGGGTGGCTGGCCCGGCGCACGCCTTCAGAAAATGTGA